A genomic region of Miscanthus floridulus cultivar M001 chromosome 3, ASM1932011v1, whole genome shotgun sequence contains the following coding sequences:
- the LOC136543371 gene encoding uncharacterized protein — MKYDLDRAKWDSSNCKCLMVIKASIEDPIRGSIPECTTTTEYIKKVESQFTGSSKAYASTLIKKLVNEKYTGGGISEHILKMSNTTSKFKPMDMGLKDEFLVHLIFASLPKEYETFVVNYNLQPDKWDIEKLIAMCVPEEKRLKSSHGDSVNHVKENKKKNFNNKNAKPQGKPQWDNSSSSKSQGKAP; from the coding sequence ATGAAGTATGACCTTGATCGTGCGAAGTGGGATAGTTCAAACTGCAAGTGTTTGATGGTGATTAAGGCCTCCATTGAGGATCCAATAAGGGGATCAATCCCAGAATGTACCACCACCACTGAGTATAtcaagaaggtggagagtcagtttactggctcttcaaaggcttatgcaagcactcTTATTAAGAAGTTAGTCAATGAGAAATACACTGGTGGAGGGATTAGCGAGCACATATTAAAGATGAGCAACACGACATCCAAGTTCAAACCAATGGacatggggctcaaggatgagttcctagtTCATTTAATTTTTGCATCTTTACCCAAAGAGTATGagacctttgttgttaattacaacttaCAGCCAGataagtgggacattgagaagctcattgccatgtgtgtgccagaagagaaaaggcttaagagctcacatggtgactccgtcaaccatgtgaaggaaaataaaaagaagaacttTAACAACAAGAAcgctaaaccacaagggaaacctcagTGGGACAATAGCTCCTCTTCTAAGTCACAAGGAAAGGCCCCATAG
- the LOC136543373 gene encoding disease resistance protein Pik-2-like, whose product MEAAAQTILSNAGLLLSEEYRLLSGVGGDVAELRDDMATMNALLRMQSKAEDGAVDHFVREWMKQLRELAYDAEDCVDRYVLRIKSRPNDGVRAWLQRLLGTLLSRLLV is encoded by the coding sequence ATGGAGGCGGCAGCCCAGACCATCTTGAGCAACGCTGGGCTGCTCCTGAGTGAGGAGTACAGGCTGCTTAGCGGCGTCGGTGGCGATGTCGCTGAGCTGCGGGACGACATGGCCACCATGAACGCCCTCCTCCGCATGCAGTCCAAGGCCGAGGATGGCGCCGTGGACCACTTCGTCCGGGAGTGGATGAagcagctgcgcgagctcgcCTATGACGCGGAGGACTGCGTCGACCGCTACGTGCTCCGCATCAAGTCCAGGCCCAACGACGGCGTGCGCGCCTGGCTGCAGCGCCTGCTGGGGACGCTCCTGTCGCGCCTGTTGGTGTAA